From a region of the Neodiprion fabricii isolate iyNeoFabr1 chromosome 7, iyNeoFabr1.1, whole genome shotgun sequence genome:
- the LOC124186437 gene encoding arylphorin subunit alpha-like: protein MTKASKEFLVKQQKVFDLLWRVDQPELKPELYALGKSYKIEVDLNCYSNQDAVKELLALHQRGMLSRGKIFSIFHSDHLHEAIALFKVLYHSKDFDTFCKTAAWARIHVNEGMYVYAFSVAVIRYPETFRIRLPSLHELYPHLFFKNEVIRSAYDAKLYNDPTKTVASSDGAIFIPDNDSIPSSECCSHDEYKLRYFTDDVYSNEMHYFSQLSHPFWMKSGEFGPHFPKRGEVYFFALRLQLARYNMERFSNGLGEIEDFDWSYPIPHGYHPSMSYHNGLPVPHRSDDAMLPNHKLGLIKELRNLEQLFASAIDSGFVFHKNATFESIRTRGGIEVLGNLIQGNADSVNHDLYGNYELLARDVLGFSPAPRGKYDVVPSIMQVYGLSLRDPMYWSLVKRIMSYHKKFVSYLPKYTYKDLAFPDVKIESVAVDKVETYFDDVDYLISAAVKARNADDKTLIKARQYRLNHKPYTYDITVNSKAAIQGYLSIYMGPKYDFNHEEIDLTKNYDQFILLDAWGVDLQPGINKIKRSSAESEYVGCDPVSSDVFYREIERAITGETLYEIPKYPYRYPERLVIPKGSPEGVPFQFFVHVTPYAEKSMYHFHSAMFGDKKILDKPLGFPLDKPSNFNIADLPNAYLKEFKVYHKEESEISESA from the exons ATGACGAAGGCTAGCAAAGAGTTCCTCGTTAAGCAGCAGAAGGTTTTCGACTTGCTGTGGCGCGTCGATCAGCCTGAACTTAAACCTGAGCTCTACGCCCTGGGAAAGTCATACAAGATCGAAGTGGATTTGAATTGTTACTCAAATCAG GATGCCGTTAAAGAATTGCTGGCACTGCATCAGCGCGGGATGCTGTCTCGTGGAAAAAtcttttcgattttccacTCGGACCACCTGCACGAGGCCATAGCTCTTTTCAAGGTACTTTATCACTCCAAGGACTTTGATACCTTCTGCAAGACCGCCGCTTGGGCTCGAATCCACGTTAACGAGGGGATGTACGTCTACGCCTTCAGCGTCGCCGTAATCCGCTACCCTGAAACCTTTCGAATCCGACTTCCTTCTCTCCACGAGTTATACCCCCATCTCTTCTTCAAGAACGAAGTTATCCGAAGTGCTTACGACGCGAAACTCTACAACG ATCCCACCAAGACCGTGGCGTCATCCGATGGTGCAATTTTCATTCCGGATAATGATTCTATCCCGTCCTCGGAGTGCTGCTCCCACGACGAATATAAACTTCGTTACTTCACCGATGACGTATATTCTAATGAAATGCATTACTTCTCTCAACTTAGTCATCCATTCTGGATGAAATCTGGAGAATTTGGACCACACTTCCCAAAACGTGGTGAAGTATATTTCTTTGCATTGAGGCTCCAACTTGCCCGCTATAACATGGAACGGTTCAGTAACGGCTTGGGTGAGATCGAAGATTTCGACTGGAGTTATCCGATCCCGCACGGTTACCATCCTAGCATGAGCTATCACAACGGTTTGCCGGTCCCTCACCGAAGCGACGACGCCATGCTTCCCAATCATAAGCTCGGCTTGATCAAG GAGCTTCGCAATCTTGAACAACTTTTCGCGTCGGCAATCGATTCGGGATTCGTCTTTCACAAAAATGCTACATTCGAATCTATTCGCACTCGAGGTGGTATCGAGGTTCTCGGTAATCTCATCCAAGGAAACGCTGACTCCGTCAACCATGATTTGTACGGCAATTACGAGCTGCTTGCTAGAGACGTGCTCGGCTTCAGCCCGGCGCCTCGTGGCAAATACGACGTTGTGCCGAGCATCATGCAGGTCTACGGACTGAGCCTACGTGACCCGATGTACTGGAGTCTTGTCAAGAGGATCATGAGCTACCACAAGAA ATTCGTGTCATACCTGCCAAAGTACACGTACAAAGACTTGGCCTTCCCCGACGTAAAGATAGAATCCGTGGCTGTCGACAAGGTCGAGACGTATTTCGATGATGTCGACTACCTGATCTCGGCTGCGGTGAAAGCACGCAACGCAGACGACAAAACTTTGATCAAGGCTCGACAATACCGGTTGAATCACAAGCCTTACACCTACGACATCACTGTGAACAGCAAGGCAGCCATACAGGGCTACTTGAGCATCTACATGGGACCCAAATATGATTTCAACCACGAAGAGATTGATCTCACCAAGAACTACGACCAGTTCATACTTCTGGACGCATGGGGCGTTGATC TCCAACCCGGGATCAACAAAATCAAACGCAGCAGTGCCGAATCTGAATACGTAGGGTGCGACCCGGTGAGCAGCGATGTGTTCTACCGGGAAATCGAGAGAGCTATCACGGGTGAAACCCTTTACGAAATTCCCAAGTACCCTTACAGATATCCGGAGCGCCTGGTCATCCCTAAGGGATCCCCGGAGGGTGTGCCCTTCCAGTTCTTCGTCCACGTTACTCCCTACGCCGAAAAGAGCATGTACCATTTCCATTCTGCGATGTTCGGAGACAAGAAAATTTTGGACAAGCCGCTAGGATTCCCGCTGGACAAACCGTCGAACTTCAACATCGCCGATCTGCCGAATGCGTACTTGAAAGAATTCAAAGTTTATCACAAGGAGGAATCGGAAATCAGTGAAAGCGCCTAA